The candidate division WOR-3 bacterium genome window below encodes:
- a CDS encoding glycosyltransferase family 4 protein encodes MRIGIDAVPFAYESAGVGRYLSNILEEMQALAPATEFLLYSPMPIAVPMCSGNCRLRVVSAGLSRRPSIWAQVVLPDALAADRVDAYWSQPTNLPIAARHRCFRVLTVHDLVPYVKPESMRFWAWLRMRLMLGLEARAADVVVADSHSTASQVHRYLGVGSDRMRVVYAAAPSWCRPVPRREAKDVVEGELGLTRDYILCVSTIEPRKDHLTLLRAIESVPEAPQLVLAGGTGWKSRRILERIQDHEKSGRVRYVGRVDDGLLPALYSGAMFSVYPSTYEGFGLPVLESMACGCPVLSSDSSSLPEVGGDAARYFHAGDAMSLSEGLRRLLGSISELSLMAEAGLVRARLFSYRRAAEEVLQVIREGLGWQT; translated from the coding sequence ATGCGCATCGGCATTGACGCTGTTCCGTTCGCGTACGAAAGTGCGGGCGTTGGCCGCTATCTAAGCAACATCCTGGAAGAGATGCAGGCGCTGGCTCCGGCAACCGAGTTCCTGCTTTACTCCCCTATGCCGATTGCGGTACCGATGTGTTCTGGAAACTGCCGTTTGCGGGTAGTGTCTGCCGGGCTGTCACGACGTCCGAGCATCTGGGCGCAAGTCGTCTTACCGGACGCGCTGGCCGCGGACAGAGTTGACGCCTACTGGAGCCAGCCGACCAATCTACCAATCGCTGCGAGACACCGGTGCTTCCGGGTTCTTACTGTGCACGACTTGGTGCCATACGTGAAGCCAGAGAGCATGCGTTTCTGGGCGTGGCTCCGTATGCGGCTCATGTTGGGCCTCGAGGCCCGGGCTGCCGACGTTGTGGTGGCCGATTCGCACTCAACTGCCAGCCAAGTCCATCGTTACCTCGGGGTGGGCAGTGACCGGATGCGTGTGGTGTATGCTGCGGCTCCGTCTTGGTGCCGCCCGGTGCCGCGGCGCGAGGCAAAGGATGTGGTAGAGGGCGAACTCGGGTTGACTCGGGACTACATCTTGTGCGTCAGTACGATCGAACCGAGGAAGGACCACCTGACCCTGCTGCGAGCCATTGAGTCCGTTCCGGAGGCACCACAGCTTGTCCTCGCGGGTGGCACAGGCTGGAAGAGCCGGAGGATTCTGGAGCGGATACAGGATCACGAGAAGTCAGGACGTGTCAGGTACGTCGGTAGGGTAGATGATGGCCTGCTGCCTGCGTTGTACTCCGGAGCGATGTTCTCCGTGTATCCATCTACCTACGAAGGCTTCGGTCTACCCGTGCTTGAGTCGATGGCATGCGGGTGTCCAGTTCTGAGTAGTGATTCGTCGAGCCTGCCGGAAGTTGGCGGAGATGCTGCGCGCTACTTCCACGCCGGCGACGCGATGTCCCTATCCGAGGGGCTCAGAAGGTTGCTCGGGAGTATCTCGGAGCTCTCTTTGATGGCGGAAGCGGGCCTTGTCCGCGCCAGGTTGTTCAGCTACCGCCGAGCGGCTGAGGAGGTTCTCCAGGTCATACGAGAGGGACTCGGGTGGCAGACCTGA
- a CDS encoding glycosyltransferase, which produces MARADFCEPLRWLDAFEVWHFYGELAPDIRKDRLSGHYMRFRSTPELLLGLLKVRPDIIQGSEPYDFPPGFRLSCAAMLAAGLLRKPFYFPTFENIRPDVKYARRRGLPVGIVLAPLLRSFLSLYSYKSAAVFAGNEGAVRNLRAAHVPAGRIRRELYATWGVDLRLFNPDGPLAAVPEGSEVILFVGRLVEQKGVRQLLRAFQLIKESQPEATLAFIGDGPLAREITEFARSHGIDNRVQLLGSLPNCDLPHYFRAAKVVVVPSLTVPTWAEQVGMVSIQSMACGTPVVTTRSGSISEFIEDGVSGLLVPERDPRALADAVLRLLCDEPFRNSLAISGRAYAERHYDAAANVAIVQDVLLRLLPRARRG; this is translated from the coding sequence GTGGCGAGGGCTGATTTCTGCGAACCACTGCGGTGGCTTGATGCGTTTGAAGTGTGGCACTTCTACGGCGAGCTTGCCCCAGACATCCGCAAGGACAGACTGAGCGGGCACTACATGAGATTCAGGAGCACGCCCGAACTGCTACTTGGTCTGCTCAAGGTCAGACCGGATATCATCCAAGGGTCGGAACCCTACGATTTCCCTCCCGGCTTCAGACTCTCGTGCGCAGCGATGCTGGCGGCCGGCCTGTTGAGGAAGCCATTCTACTTTCCCACATTCGAGAACATCCGTCCAGACGTCAAGTACGCACGCAGACGCGGCCTTCCGGTCGGGATCGTGCTCGCCCCCCTGCTCCGTTCATTCCTATCTCTCTACTCGTACAAGAGCGCGGCGGTGTTCGCCGGCAATGAGGGTGCAGTGCGCAACCTGCGCGCTGCTCATGTTCCGGCCGGCCGAATCAGACGCGAACTCTATGCTACATGGGGCGTGGACCTGCGACTATTCAATCCAGATGGTCCTCTCGCCGCCGTACCAGAGGGCAGTGAAGTCATCCTCTTTGTGGGCCGACTGGTTGAACAGAAGGGTGTGCGACAGCTTCTGCGTGCATTCCAGCTCATCAAGGAAAGCCAGCCGGAAGCGACATTGGCCTTCATCGGAGATGGCCCGCTAGCCCGGGAGATCACCGAGTTCGCGCGATCGCATGGCATCGATAACCGAGTGCAGTTGCTCGGATCCCTCCCGAACTGTGACCTGCCGCACTACTTCAGAGCTGCCAAGGTCGTCGTCGTCCCGTCACTGACTGTGCCCACGTGGGCCGAGCAGGTAGGTATGGTGAGTATCCAAAGCATGGCCTGCGGCACTCCGGTCGTCACGACCCGGTCGGGGTCCATTTCTGAGTTCATCGAGGATGGGGTCTCCGGACTACTAGTGCCGGAACGCGACCCGAGAGCGCTTGCGGACGCAGTGCTTCGACTGCTGTGTGACGAACCCTTCAGGAACAGCCTGGCGATCTCTGGACGCGCGTACGCCGAGCGACACTATGACGCGGCCGCCAACGTGGCAATAGTGCAGGACGTACTGCTGCGACTGCTGCCACGCGCACGGCGAGGGTAG
- a CDS encoding glycosyltransferase family 4 protein, translated as MRLLISAPFDASADAGISLYVRRVIPHLATRCQLTVLTPNPKLLSECGRVIAIPENVRFRIRRLTWVLTRLRAYCNGSYDALLCLTPAVPIAAPLPAIAVVHDLTPLKVRELNPITEKVSFWAGLQTLRCADWVVTDSHSTLEDLAAASILPRQRITVGYCGPGLLPSNAAADYAKQFIPYILYVGSHAPHKNVIRLIRSFARVVGTRNLKLVLVGDGSIEQLSHAARAISEEGLQSRVTLLNRVPDAHLSSLYKHCQLLACPSLYEGFGLPVLEAMLHGAPIVCSSVSSLPEVAGDAAILFDPLSVQDIADKLQALLDNPALATRLSEAGRHRADLFTWERTASAIYESVSALSAPSGRKR; from the coding sequence ATGAGACTGCTGATCAGCGCACCGTTCGACGCCAGTGCAGATGCTGGCATCTCGCTCTACGTCCGCAGAGTCATCCCTCACTTGGCGACTCGCTGCCAGCTTACCGTCCTCACGCCTAATCCGAAGCTTCTGTCAGAGTGCGGACGGGTCATCGCCATCCCGGAGAACGTCCGGTTCCGCATCCGGAGACTTACCTGGGTTCTGACGAGACTTCGCGCGTACTGCAACGGAAGCTACGATGCTCTGCTTTGCCTGACGCCAGCCGTCCCAATTGCGGCTCCGTTGCCAGCGATAGCTGTCGTTCATGACCTAACCCCCCTGAAGGTACGCGAACTGAACCCGATCACTGAGAAGGTATCGTTCTGGGCCGGACTCCAGACCCTGCGTTGCGCTGACTGGGTTGTCACTGACTCACATAGCACGCTGGAAGACCTCGCTGCAGCGAGCATCCTGCCCCGGCAGAGGATAACGGTCGGCTACTGCGGCCCTGGATTGCTGCCTTCCAACGCAGCGGCCGACTACGCCAAGCAGTTCATCCCTTACATCCTGTATGTGGGTAGCCACGCCCCGCACAAGAACGTCATCCGGCTGATCCGGTCATTCGCACGTGTTGTCGGTACACGGAACCTGAAGCTCGTTCTGGTGGGCGACGGCAGCATCGAACAACTGAGCCACGCCGCACGCGCGATCTCAGAAGAGGGCCTGCAATCACGCGTCACGCTGCTGAACCGAGTCCCAGACGCGCATTTGTCGAGCCTGTACAAACATTGTCAACTACTGGCCTGTCCCTCTCTCTACGAGGGATTCGGACTTCCGGTCCTGGAGGCAATGCTGCACGGAGCGCCAATCGTTTGCAGTTCCGTATCGAGCCTGCCGGAAGTGGCTGGAGATGCCGCCATACTATTCGACCCGCTATCAGTCCAGGACATTGCCGACAAACTGCAGGCACTGCTGGACAACCCCGCTCTGGCGACACGGTTGAGCGAGGCCGGCCGCCACAGGGCGGACCTTTTCACCTGGGAGCGCACGGCTTCGGCAATCTACGAAAGCGTCTCCGCATTGTCAGCCCCCTCCGGGCGAAAGCGCTGA
- a CDS encoding O-antigen ligase family protein — translation MSEYVLHSTGGLSGRRLHWFLAAEAVCLVGAGVAVWLFDARLSLVFLIAPFQLAVLALCFKSDTRLLAYFVAVLPLTALELIPYSFMSFVMYGVVLGLIVFLRATTFIDAHRESSANRATAWHRTALVLLGVCVGLALLNAYAHGRQSHFVVSYSVLAVQVLLLVWLAVDVPRSIGELRQIVYVVLTSYAVMCLAFPLVATQVGLGSVGKGFIVGHSSVNLNAVGAHAAAFTLVALGAALDARRNVTRALLFVAALLLVVVLVYTKSRGAWLGFGLAFVYVIARTRSFWLILPTAAVLVLLLSLDVLHGALASRVEATSTGDPSLLGRLLLWRYAWVVFKDNWLLGVGLENFRFVKQFYGWPEPTWYAVRFNSHNLFLELLADLGIVGSVCFWWLFGGAFARVDRIVRRPTCVGRNWLAVGLGAALISFAGHGLFDCIIWQHGAFMALGLLIGMCLCLERLESSQPAIPSQRFRPEGADNAETLS, via the coding sequence ATGTCTGAGTACGTTCTGCACAGCACTGGCGGCCTTTCTGGGCGCCGGCTGCACTGGTTTCTTGCCGCGGAGGCCGTTTGTTTGGTCGGTGCCGGGGTCGCTGTCTGGCTCTTTGACGCTAGGCTCTCCCTTGTGTTTCTGATTGCTCCCTTCCAGCTTGCGGTGCTCGCTCTGTGCTTCAAGTCTGATACACGGCTGCTTGCGTACTTCGTTGCAGTTCTGCCGCTGACCGCTCTTGAGCTCATTCCCTATAGCTTCATGAGCTTCGTAATGTACGGGGTGGTGCTGGGACTGATTGTGTTCCTGCGAGCTACTACATTCATCGATGCACACCGGGAATCGTCCGCGAACAGAGCCACAGCTTGGCACCGCACGGCGCTTGTCCTGCTTGGCGTGTGCGTGGGGCTTGCACTGCTGAATGCCTACGCTCACGGGCGGCAGTCCCACTTCGTGGTCAGCTACTCCGTGCTTGCGGTCCAGGTGTTGCTACTCGTTTGGCTGGCTGTCGATGTCCCCAGGTCGATTGGTGAGCTCCGGCAGATCGTCTACGTGGTGTTGACCAGCTACGCGGTGATGTGTCTGGCGTTCCCACTTGTAGCGACTCAGGTCGGGCTGGGTTCGGTCGGCAAGGGGTTCATCGTTGGTCACTCCTCCGTCAACCTGAACGCGGTGGGAGCGCACGCAGCGGCATTCACGCTGGTCGCGCTCGGCGCGGCCTTGGACGCGCGCCGGAACGTCACCCGTGCACTGCTGTTCGTGGCGGCGCTCCTGCTTGTAGTCGTGCTGGTCTACACCAAATCCCGTGGAGCTTGGCTGGGATTCGGGCTGGCATTTGTCTATGTGATCGCCCGCACGCGGTCCTTCTGGCTGATTCTGCCAACCGCAGCCGTGCTCGTTCTGCTGCTGTCACTGGACGTATTGCACGGGGCTCTCGCTAGCAGAGTTGAGGCCACATCGACCGGCGACCCGTCACTGCTAGGCAGGCTTCTGCTTTGGAGGTACGCTTGGGTGGTATTCAAAGATAACTGGCTACTGGGCGTCGGTTTGGAGAACTTCAGGTTTGTGAAGCAGTTCTACGGCTGGCCGGAACCGACTTGGTACGCGGTACGCTTCAATAGCCACAACCTCTTCTTGGAGCTCCTCGCGGACCTTGGCATCGTAGGGAGCGTCTGCTTCTGGTGGCTGTTCGGCGGAGCGTTCGCGCGTGTGGATCGAATCGTACGAAGGCCGACATGCGTAGGGCGGAATTGGCTGGCAGTGGGTCTGGGCGCGGCACTGATCTCGTTCGCCGGGCACGGGTTGTTCGACTGCATCATCTGGCAGCATGGAGCCTTCATGGCTCTTGGGCTTCTCATAGGAATGTGCTTGTGCCTCGAGAGGCTTGAGAGTTCGCAGCCCGCGATTCCGAGTCAGCGCTTTCGCCCGGAGGGGGCTGACAATGCGGAGACGCTTTCGTAG
- a CDS encoding flippase, translating into MARPMCPERSPGAGQRRGSILSNTFFLALADVAGRFVSLVFFALAARHLGVAQFGVLSFSLAFVSMFSVLSDLGIGTLAIREIARDRSVAHGLVNRGITIRLLASTAVAFIVVAAAALLAYPASTVHVVAICSTTVITGGVLLFYTSVLQGFEHNSYTALARGGQTAVMIAGALLLARHTSTVAGYALVLALASSLAALAVSIVVWWKFAPLSLDLGVRRWLPMLRSAVPFGIASILVAFYYWSGSTILSKIAGEKAVGEFGAAYRLVAGVGFLGASFAGAVYPVISRVFTSEPSRWPGAAGRALSLILDMAIPQAVLGLALAGPVIGVLYGPGYEGSVRVMMALVWWGACATMNSMLSSMLFASDRQRMVTRQAAISVAVSLVLNFLLIPRLGALGAAVALSVAEAAGMVFLLASCYWMPAGGRPTSVTSSLVRALFAASSAALAAAFSARWHPWAAIAIALPAYIMFLVLLGGVRPEDLQTLRAAMRRVNV; encoded by the coding sequence GTGGCACGGCCGATGTGCCCTGAGCGCAGCCCAGGCGCAGGGCAGCGCCGCGGGTCCATCCTCAGCAACACTTTCTTCCTCGCGCTTGCCGACGTGGCCGGTCGCTTCGTGTCGCTCGTCTTCTTCGCGCTCGCCGCACGCCACTTGGGAGTCGCGCAATTCGGGGTCCTTTCGTTCAGCTTGGCTTTCGTGAGCATGTTCTCAGTTCTGTCCGACTTGGGGATAGGTACGCTGGCAATCAGAGAGATAGCCCGGGACCGTTCGGTCGCTCATGGTCTCGTAAACAGGGGAATCACGATCAGACTGCTCGCCTCGACCGCAGTGGCATTCATCGTGGTGGCAGCAGCAGCGTTGCTGGCGTACCCCGCTTCCACCGTGCATGTCGTCGCCATCTGTTCCACAACTGTCATCACTGGGGGCGTGCTCCTCTTCTACACCAGCGTCTTGCAGGGATTCGAACACAACTCCTACACCGCGCTGGCCAGGGGGGGGCAGACCGCAGTGATGATCGCGGGTGCTCTGCTTCTGGCTAGGCATACGTCCACCGTTGCAGGCTACGCGCTTGTGCTTGCCTTGGCCAGCTCGCTTGCGGCTCTGGCGGTGTCGATTGTCGTGTGGTGGAAGTTTGCACCCCTGTCTCTTGACCTTGGCGTTAGGCGGTGGCTACCGATGCTGCGTAGCGCCGTCCCTTTTGGCATCGCCTCAATTCTGGTGGCGTTCTACTACTGGAGCGGGTCGACCATCTTGTCTAAGATCGCTGGTGAGAAGGCCGTGGGTGAATTCGGGGCGGCCTACAGACTAGTGGCCGGTGTAGGCTTCCTGGGCGCATCATTTGCGGGCGCGGTGTACCCCGTCATTTCGAGAGTGTTCACATCCGAACCGTCACGCTGGCCCGGCGCCGCCGGACGCGCCCTTAGCCTGATCCTTGATATGGCAATCCCTCAAGCCGTATTGGGGCTCGCGCTGGCCGGGCCCGTGATCGGGGTCCTGTACGGCCCGGGCTATGAGGGGTCGGTGCGGGTAATGATGGCGTTGGTGTGGTGGGGAGCATGTGCCACGATGAACTCGATGCTCAGCAGCATGCTGTTTGCGAGCGACCGACAGCGTATGGTCACTAGGCAGGCTGCCATCAGCGTGGCAGTCAGTCTTGTCCTGAACTTCTTGTTGATTCCAAGGCTGGGAGCATTGGGAGCGGCCGTGGCACTCTCGGTCGCTGAGGCCGCCGGCATGGTTTTTCTGCTGGCAAGCTGTTACTGGATGCCCGCGGGCGGGCGTCCCACCAGTGTGACGTCGTCCCTTGTGCGAGCTCTCTTTGCTGCGAGTTCCGCGGCCTTGGCAGCAGCGTTCAGCGCTCGCTGGCACCCGTGGGCAGCCATCGCGATCGCCCTACCTGCGTACATCATGTTTCTGGTGCTACTCGGCGGCGTGCGGCCCGAGGACCTCCAGACCTTGAGGGCCGCAATGCGGAGAGTCAATGTCTGA
- a CDS encoding UDP-N-acetylglucosamine 2-epimerase (non-hydrolyzing), whose protein sequence is MFCFGTRPEAIKLAPVIQELTRHSRELEPVVLVTGQHRHMLDQVLRVFNIKPDYDLDLMKPCQSLADVTAKVLLGVELLLRRVRPDIVIVQGDTTSAFAAALAAFYQQVPVGHVEAGLRTGNTDSPFPEEMNRRLISGIADLHFAPTQAAKRNLLAEGVTRSRIHVTGNTVVDALKATRVSKAECSLPVLDDIAPRQRVVLVTAHRRESFGKGFEHICRALRALVARNADIDIVYPVHLNPSVRKPVRSILGGVARVHLIEPLEYLPFVRLMERSYLILTDSGGIQEEAPALGKPVLVMRDVTERPEAVEAGTAKLVGTDPEAILSWAEKLLHSGSAYRKMACAHNPFGDGRASARIAAALRRFLLQPESRQTTANTPCRRRTMSPGPSL, encoded by the coding sequence ATGTTCTGCTTCGGGACCAGACCCGAGGCCATCAAGCTGGCGCCGGTCATCCAAGAGCTTACTCGTCATTCCAGGGAGCTCGAACCCGTCGTACTCGTGACGGGCCAGCACCGACATATGCTGGACCAGGTGCTGCGTGTCTTCAACATCAAGCCGGACTACGACCTTGACCTGATGAAGCCGTGCCAGTCTCTTGCCGATGTGACTGCTAAGGTGCTGCTTGGAGTCGAACTACTACTGCGACGCGTCCGACCGGACATAGTGATAGTGCAAGGAGATACCACCAGCGCTTTCGCTGCTGCCCTGGCGGCGTTCTATCAGCAAGTCCCGGTTGGACATGTTGAGGCCGGGCTCAGGACTGGTAACACGGACTCGCCCTTCCCGGAGGAGATGAACCGGCGATTGATCAGCGGCATTGCCGACCTGCACTTTGCGCCAACCCAGGCAGCGAAGCGGAATCTCCTTGCCGAGGGGGTAACACGTTCGCGGATTCATGTGACCGGGAACACAGTGGTGGATGCTCTCAAAGCTACGCGTGTGAGCAAAGCGGAGTGCAGTCTTCCCGTGCTGGACGACATCGCCCCGCGGCAGCGGGTGGTTCTGGTAACGGCACACAGAAGAGAGAGCTTCGGGAAGGGCTTCGAGCACATCTGCCGGGCTCTGAGGGCATTGGTTGCGAGGAACGCGGACATCGACATTGTCTACCCGGTTCACCTCAATCCGAGTGTCAGGAAGCCGGTGCGCTCCATTCTGGGAGGCGTGGCGAGAGTGCACCTGATCGAGCCGCTGGAGTATCTGCCGTTTGTCAGGCTCATGGAACGGTCATATCTGATCCTGACCGACTCGGGCGGCATTCAGGAAGAAGCCCCGGCCTTGGGCAAGCCCGTGTTGGTGATGCGAGATGTGACCGAACGGCCCGAGGCGGTTGAAGCTGGGACCGCGAAGCTCGTTGGTACGGACCCCGAGGCGATCTTGTCTTGGGCAGAGAAGCTGCTTCACTCCGGATCTGCGTATCGCAAGATGGCGTGCGCCCACAATCCCTTCGGCGACGGCCGTGCGTCTGCCCGCATCGCGGCAGCACTTCGCCGGTTCCTTCTGCAACCCGAGAGCCGACAAACAACTGCCAATACGCCATGCAGACGCAGGACAATGTCACCCGGGCCCTCTTTGTGA